In a single window of the Pontibacter russatus genome:
- a CDS encoding SPASM domain-containing protein encodes MKLHLADGLNFISKLTPLRALNALQVVGSYMLSKLTRRARHWGYPVSISLEPTTSCNLRCPECPSGLRSFTRPTGMLQDELFRQTIDQLHRRLLYLIFYFQGEPYLHKNFLQLVRYASDKGIYTATSTNAHFLDDDTARKTVESGLDRLIVSIDGTTQETYAAYRVGGKLEKVLEGTRNVVKWKKKLKSKTPHVMFQFLVVRPNEHQLEDVKKMARELGVDEVVFKTAQIYDHAHGSPLIPTIDYYSRYRNNGDGSYTIKNKLLNHCWKMWHSCVITWDGLLVPCCFDKDAEYRMGDLKEADFGKIWRGPAYSQFRQTLLGSRANIDMCRNCTEGTRVWA; translated from the coding sequence ATGAAGCTGCACCTGGCCGACGGGCTTAACTTTATATCGAAACTGACGCCGCTGCGGGCCCTGAATGCGCTGCAGGTGGTGGGCAGCTACATGCTCTCTAAGCTGACGCGCAGGGCCAGGCACTGGGGCTACCCGGTCAGTATCTCGCTGGAACCCACCACGTCCTGCAACCTGCGCTGCCCTGAGTGCCCCAGCGGGCTGCGCTCCTTCACGCGCCCCACCGGCATGCTGCAGGACGAGCTTTTCCGGCAAACCATCGACCAGCTGCACCGGCGCCTGCTCTACCTCATCTTCTATTTCCAGGGGGAGCCTTACCTGCACAAGAATTTCCTGCAACTGGTGAGGTACGCCTCAGACAAAGGCATCTATACCGCCACCTCCACCAACGCCCATTTCCTGGATGATGACACGGCCCGCAAAACCGTGGAATCCGGACTGGACAGGTTGATCGTATCTATTGACGGCACCACGCAGGAGACCTATGCCGCCTACAGGGTGGGCGGCAAGCTGGAGAAGGTGCTGGAGGGGACCCGCAACGTGGTGAAGTGGAAAAAAAAGCTGAAATCGAAAACACCGCATGTCATGTTCCAGTTTCTGGTTGTGCGGCCCAACGAGCATCAGCTGGAAGACGTAAAGAAGATGGCGCGGGAGTTAGGCGTGGATGAGGTGGTTTTCAAGACGGCCCAGATCTACGACCATGCCCACGGCTCCCCGCTTATCCCCACCATCGACTATTACTCGCGGTACAGGAACAACGGCGACGGCAGCTATACCATCAAAAACAAGCTGCTGAACCACTGCTGGAAGATGTGGCACTCCTGCGTCATTACCTGGGACGGGCTGCTGGTGCCCTGCTGCTTCGACAAGGACGCGGAGTACCGCATGGGCGATCTGAAGGAAGCTGATTTCGGGAAGATATGGCGCGGGCCGGCCTACAGCCAGTTCAGGCAAACGCTCCTGGGCTCCAGGGCCAATATAGACATGTGCCGCAACTGCACGGAGGGCACCAGAGTGTGGGCCTGA
- a CDS encoding baeRF7 domain-containing protein has protein sequence MALINKSDIEKLINVQSNNQNALCLSFYLPTHRAGQQTLNGADSISFKNQVKKAKELLERHDVPEAEIAQYLKPAEDLLHDNNFWRHQGEGLALFITKGYAAHFTLPITLPNEVYVLDQFYFTPILPLLSQNGRFFILNLYREKVAFYEATIDRIRPIDISSFVPESFNQALRFDIKGNDQDFTNSTTTVNGSNIVHGAGSTKGDEEHARVREFMLEIDNSLQQILHNATEPLVLAGVDHYCSIYRNISKYRHIVAQNINVNEGVDDMNVLHEKALTVVKPLLQQGHNDSMARYQNVAGTGATSEDIATVAAEAVHGRVDTLFIAPGQPVWGSYNAASATAEVHDEYQRGDDDLINMAAIKTMAQGGKVFVASNNGTQENATTGGRANVKALFRY, from the coding sequence ATGGCATTAATCAATAAAAGCGACATCGAGAAGTTGATAAATGTACAGAGCAACAACCAAAATGCCCTGTGCCTTTCCTTCTACCTGCCTACGCACCGCGCGGGCCAGCAAACCCTGAATGGGGCAGACAGCATCAGCTTCAAGAACCAGGTGAAGAAGGCGAAGGAACTGCTGGAGAGGCACGATGTGCCGGAAGCGGAGATAGCGCAGTACCTGAAACCCGCCGAAGATTTGCTGCACGACAACAACTTCTGGCGCCACCAGGGCGAGGGTCTGGCCCTGTTCATCACGAAGGGCTACGCGGCGCATTTCACGCTGCCGATCACGCTGCCGAACGAGGTATATGTGCTCGACCAGTTTTACTTTACCCCCATCTTGCCTCTCCTGAGCCAGAACGGGCGTTTCTTTATCCTGAACCTGTACCGTGAGAAAGTTGCTTTCTATGAAGCGACCATCGACAGGATCAGACCGATAGACATCAGTTCTTTTGTGCCGGAGAGCTTTAACCAGGCCCTCAGGTTTGATATAAAAGGCAACGACCAGGACTTCACAAACTCCACCACCACGGTAAACGGCAGCAACATTGTGCATGGGGCCGGAAGCACGAAAGGCGACGAGGAGCATGCGCGCGTGCGCGAGTTTATGCTGGAGATAGACAACAGCCTGCAGCAGATACTCCACAATGCCACCGAGCCGCTCGTGCTGGCGGGCGTAGACCATTACTGCAGCATATACCGCAACATCAGCAAGTACAGGCACATCGTGGCGCAGAACATCAACGTGAACGAGGGCGTGGATGACATGAATGTGCTGCATGAGAAGGCCCTGACTGTGGTGAAACCGCTGCTGCAGCAGGGGCACAACGACTCCATGGCGCGCTACCAGAACGTGGCCGGCACCGGCGCTACCTCCGAAGACATCGCCACCGTGGCGGCCGAGGCGGTACACGGCCGGGTAGACACGCTGTTTATAGCACCGGGCCAGCCGGTCTGGGGCAGCTACAACGCCGCGAGCGCCACCGCCGAGGTACACGACGAGTACCAGCGCGGCGACGATGACCTGATAAACATGGCGGCCATCAAAACCATGGCACAGGGCGGAAAGGTATTTGTGGCCAGCAACAACGGCACACAGGAGAACGCCACCACCGGCGGGCGGGCGAACGTAAAGGCGCTGTTCCGCTACTAG
- the radA gene encoding DNA repair protein RadA produces the protein MAKIKTSYFCQNCGAQSAKWIGKCPACGEWNTYVEEVVQREEVTPTSAWKVGSSSAQVSNKPKPIADISYQEQQRVVTQDQELNRVLGGGIVSGSMVLIGGEPGIGKSTLMLQIALSLRGLRVLYVSGEESEQQIKMRAERLSAQTSDCFILTETGTQNIFKQIELVRPQVLIIDSIQTLHSSFIESGAGSVSQVRECTAELLKFAKESGTPVFLIGHITKEGNLAGPKILEHMVDTVLQFEGDRHMTYRILRTTKNRFGSTSELGIYEMLGSGLREVSNPSEILISQREDAFSGIAIGATLEGNRPLLIEVQSLVTPATYGTPQRTSTGFDGKRLNMLLAVLEKRGGYRLGAQDVFLNIAGGLKVEDPALDLAVCASILSSFEDMAIPSTAAFAAEVGLGGEVRAVNRVENRITEAEKLGFKDIYISKYNKKGLDFSKFSINIHAFGRLEEVFGSLFG, from the coding sequence ATGGCAAAGATAAAAACCTCCTATTTCTGTCAGAACTGCGGCGCGCAGTCGGCCAAGTGGATTGGCAAGTGCCCCGCCTGCGGCGAGTGGAACACCTACGTGGAAGAAGTGGTGCAGCGCGAGGAAGTAACCCCCACCTCCGCCTGGAAAGTGGGCAGCAGCAGCGCGCAGGTGTCCAACAAACCCAAGCCCATAGCCGACATCAGTTACCAGGAGCAGCAGCGCGTCGTGACGCAGGACCAGGAGCTGAACCGGGTGCTGGGCGGCGGCATCGTGTCGGGCTCGATGGTGCTGATAGGCGGCGAGCCGGGCATCGGCAAAAGCACGCTGATGCTGCAGATCGCCCTGAGCCTGCGTGGGCTGCGGGTGCTGTACGTGAGCGGCGAGGAGAGCGAGCAGCAGATAAAGATGCGGGCCGAGCGCCTCAGCGCCCAGACTTCCGACTGCTTTATCCTGACAGAAACCGGCACGCAGAACATCTTCAAGCAGATAGAACTGGTGCGCCCGCAGGTGCTCATCATCGACTCCATCCAGACGCTCCACTCCTCTTTCATCGAGTCGGGGGCCGGCAGCGTGAGCCAGGTGCGCGAGTGTACCGCCGAGCTGCTGAAATTCGCCAAAGAGAGCGGCACGCCGGTTTTCCTGATTGGCCATATCACCAAAGAGGGCAACCTGGCCGGGCCGAAGATACTGGAGCACATGGTGGACACGGTGCTGCAGTTTGAGGGCGACCGGCATATGACCTACCGCATCCTGCGCACCACCAAAAACCGCTTCGGGTCTACCTCGGAGCTGGGTATATATGAAATGCTCGGGTCGGGGCTGCGCGAGGTGAGCAACCCGTCGGAGATCCTGATCTCGCAGCGCGAGGACGCTTTCAGCGGCATCGCCATCGGGGCTACGCTGGAAGGCAACCGCCCGCTGCTGATCGAGGTGCAGAGCCTGGTGACGCCCGCCACCTACGGCACGCCGCAGCGCACCAGCACCGGCTTCGACGGCAAGCGCCTGAACATGCTGCTGGCGGTGCTGGAGAAGCGCGGCGGCTACCGCCTCGGGGCGCAGGACGTGTTCCTGAACATCGCTGGCGGCCTGAAAGTGGAGGACCCGGCGCTGGACCTGGCCGTGTGTGCCTCCATCCTCTCCTCTTTCGAGGATATGGCCATACCGAGCACGGCGGCGTTTGCTGCAGAGGTGGGGCTGGGCGGCGAAGTGCGCGCCGTAAACCGGGTCGAGAACAGAATCACGGAGGCCGAAAAGCTGGGTTTCAAGGATATTTATATATCAAAGTATAACAAGAAGGGCCTTGACTTCAGCAAGTTCAGCATCAACATACACGCCTTCGGCAGACTGGAGGAAGTCTTCGGCAGCTTGTTCGGCTAA
- a CDS encoding CHASE domain-containing protein, producing MKVARLARFLRDHYIAVFSFLLIFLLTLFIYSETKKKAEERSQKAFSMRANQATAAVERRMHNYIQVLIGAKAFFVASDTVERSAWQSYYNSLGIEENYPGIQGIGYAHFLHKPSEVAAHEQKLHDEGFSGYKVTPEGRRYSYTPIMYLEPFAGRNLRALGFDMFSERVRQSAMRIARDTKQPAMSGKVRLVQENGRDEQAGFLIYLPVFKDNADPKSIQDRQRLIKGFVYSPFRANDLMTSILQQNYQDIDIEVYDGTGFTEEALLFSTDSTLHYRARNGREFNQVNTITIGNHTWRLYITAPSEYGRTADSGLPYFILMGGGIISLLMAFIIWSLSNTRRSNRLKQTITDNATAALFMMDARGYCTFMNPAAEEMTGYTFEEISRQPLHNMIHHTRPDGTPFPQHECPIDRALPTNNSMRAYEDVFIRKDGTFFDVTCAARPIIENGVPTATIIEVRDITDEKRIQQAIVESEARFRTMADNAPVMIWVGDPTGNCMYVNKQWLDFTGLTFEESISMGWRRALGTEHTQEYTETFRKAAKESDSFKMEMRMRRRDGVLRWVMNTAMPRYGINGEFLGHIGSIIDITDIKEAERKVKQNAELLQKLFLEVPAVVGLVRAPDMQYVLANPQYRRLYGNRPLVGKTIYEAHTKEEGKGFFKRMERVLRTGQPFVGNEMPATFDRSNNGQLAHGYFNLVYQPLLDGNGQVEAVLVFAVEVTELVRARKELVGANDELSDKNDELLRINNDLDSFVYTASHDLKSPIANMEGLATLLRDVLQGKLNREDEQVLDMMQHAVNKLKGTIADLAEITKVQKELQSAVEPLSFDTMLEGITNDIGSLIKESGATITTDFEVKDILYARKNLRSIIYNLVSNAIKYKSPERAPEVHIATCYDGGGYLVLQVQDNGLGIKKEQQHKLFTMFKRLHSHVEGTGIGLYIVKRIIENNGGKIEVESELGKGSTFRVYFKQAAVPAEV from the coding sequence ATGAAAGTAGCCAGGCTAGCCCGGTTTTTAAGAGATCATTACATCGCGGTCTTCTCTTTCCTGCTCATTTTTCTGCTCACGCTGTTTATATACTCCGAGACCAAGAAAAAGGCGGAGGAGCGCAGCCAGAAGGCGTTTTCCATGCGCGCCAACCAGGCTACGGCGGCTGTGGAGCGGCGCATGCACAATTACATCCAGGTGCTTATCGGGGCAAAGGCTTTTTTCGTGGCCTCCGACACCGTAGAGCGGAGCGCCTGGCAGTCATATTACAATTCTCTGGGGATCGAGGAGAATTACCCGGGCATACAGGGCATCGGGTATGCCCATTTTCTGCACAAACCTTCGGAGGTAGCGGCACATGAGCAGAAACTGCATGACGAGGGCTTTAGCGGCTACAAGGTCACCCCGGAGGGCAGGCGCTACTCCTATACGCCCATTATGTACTTAGAGCCTTTCGCTGGCCGCAACCTGCGGGCTCTGGGGTTCGATATGTTCAGTGAGCGCGTGCGCCAGTCGGCTATGCGCATTGCCCGCGACACCAAGCAGCCTGCCATGTCGGGCAAGGTGCGCCTGGTGCAGGAGAACGGCAGGGATGAGCAGGCGGGCTTCCTGATTTACCTGCCGGTGTTCAAAGACAACGCCGACCCGAAGTCCATCCAGGACCGGCAGCGCCTGATCAAGGGGTTTGTGTACAGCCCCTTCCGGGCCAATGACCTGATGACCTCCATCCTGCAGCAGAATTACCAGGACATCGACATAGAAGTATATGACGGCACTGGCTTTACGGAGGAGGCCCTGCTCTTCAGCACCGACTCCACGCTTCACTACAGGGCCAGGAATGGCAGGGAATTCAACCAGGTCAACACCATCACCATTGGCAACCACACCTGGCGCCTCTACATCACGGCACCTTCGGAGTACGGGCGCACCGCCGACTCGGGGCTACCCTATTTTATACTGATGGGGGGTGGTATCATCAGCCTGCTGATGGCGTTCATTATCTGGTCGCTCTCCAACACGCGCCGCTCCAACCGCCTGAAGCAGACGATTACCGACAACGCCACCGCCGCACTCTTCATGATGGATGCCCGGGGCTACTGCACCTTTATGAACCCGGCAGCCGAGGAAATGACGGGCTATACGTTTGAGGAGATCTCCAGACAGCCGCTGCACAACATGATCCACCATACGCGGCCCGACGGCACGCCTTTCCCGCAGCACGAGTGCCCCATCGACAGGGCGCTGCCCACCAACAACAGCATGCGGGCCTACGAAGACGTGTTTATCCGGAAAGACGGCACCTTCTTCGATGTTACCTGCGCGGCGCGTCCCATCATCGAAAACGGCGTTCCGACGGCCACCATCATCGAGGTGCGCGATATTACGGACGAGAAGCGCATACAGCAGGCGATTGTAGAAAGCGAGGCCCGCTTCAGGACCATGGCCGACAACGCCCCGGTGATGATATGGGTGGGCGACCCCACCGGAAACTGCATGTATGTGAACAAGCAGTGGCTCGACTTTACCGGCCTCACCTTTGAGGAGAGCATCAGCATGGGTTGGCGCAGGGCGCTGGGGACGGAGCATACGCAGGAATATACCGAAACATTCCGGAAGGCTGCCAAAGAATCGGACTCCTTTAAAATGGAAATGCGCATGCGCCGCCGCGACGGCGTATTACGCTGGGTGATGAACACGGCCATGCCGCGCTATGGCATCAACGGGGAGTTCCTGGGCCACATCGGTTCCATCATCGACATCACGGACATAAAGGAGGCGGAGCGGAAAGTAAAGCAGAACGCCGAACTGCTGCAAAAGCTGTTCCTGGAGGTACCAGCCGTGGTAGGCCTGGTGCGGGCCCCCGATATGCAGTACGTGCTGGCCAACCCGCAGTACCGCCGGCTGTACGGCAACCGCCCGCTGGTAGGCAAAACCATATATGAGGCGCACACCAAGGAGGAAGGCAAAGGCTTCTTTAAGCGTATGGAGCGTGTGCTGAGGACGGGGCAGCCCTTTGTAGGGAACGAGATGCCCGCCACTTTCGACCGGAGCAACAACGGGCAGCTGGCGCACGGCTACTTCAACCTGGTGTACCAGCCACTCCTCGACGGCAACGGACAGGTGGAGGCGGTGCTAGTGTTTGCCGTGGAGGTGACGGAACTGGTGCGGGCCCGGAAGGAACTGGTGGGGGCCAACGACGAACTGAGCGACAAAAACGACGAGCTGCTGCGCATCAACAACGACCTCGACAGCTTTGTGTATACCGCCTCACACGACCTTAAATCCCCTATCGCCAACATGGAGGGCCTGGCTACGCTGCTGCGCGATGTGCTGCAGGGCAAGCTGAACAGGGAGGACGAGCAGGTGCTCGATATGATGCAGCACGCCGTAAACAAGCTGAAAGGCACCATCGCCGACCTGGCTGAAATCACAAAGGTGCAGAAGGAACTGCAGTCGGCGGTGGAGCCGCTCTCGTTCGACACCATGCTGGAAGGCATCACCAACGACATTGGCAGCCTGATAAAGGAGTCTGGCGCCACCATCACCACCGACTTTGAGGTGAAGGACATCTTATATGCCCGCAAGAACCTGCGCAGCATCATATATAACCTGGTGTCGAACGCCATCAAGTACAAATCGCCGGAGCGGGCGCCGGAGGTGCATATCGCCACCTGTTACGACGGAGGAGGCTATCTGGTGCTGCAGGTGCAGGACAACGGGCTTGGCATCAAAAAAGAGCAGCAGCACAAGCTGTTCACCATGTTCAAGCGCCTGCACAGCCACGTAGAGGGCACCGGCATCGGCCTGTATATCGTAAAGCGCATTATCGAGAACAACGGCGGCAAGATTGAGGTGGAGAGCGAGCTTGGCAAAGGCTCTACCTTCCGGGTGTACTTCAAACAGGCGGCCGTGCCTGCCGAGGTGTAA